In the genome of Candidatus Binatia bacterium, one region contains:
- a CDS encoding collagen-like protein, producing MKKYLLSALSFFVVLAIVSFFANAGNTAETKSAPDVQIQIQPERTEKAPGPEGPRGEPGRPGPQGAPGAPGPQGAPGVLSGSSGSTILGVDSTVALLVGGVLILVVIVAIVAISKSGGSRA from the coding sequence ATGAAAAAGTATCTGCTAAGCGCCCTATCCTTTTTTGTTGTTCTTGCCATCGTAAGCTTTTTTGCCAACGCCGGAAACACGGCCGAAACCAAGAGCGCCCCCGATGTACAGATACAAATACAACCGGAACGGACCGAGAAAGCTCCCGGTCCGGAGGGACCTCGGGGAGAACCGGGAAGGCCGGGTCCACAAGGTGCGCCAGGGGCGCCGGGTCCTCAGGGTGCGCCTGGAGTATTATCCGGATCGTCCGGCAGCACGATTTTAGGTGTGGATTCGACGGTGGCGCTATTGGTGGGCGGTGTTCTCATACTGGTGGTGATTGTTGCGATCGTCGCCATCTCTAAAAGTGGCGGCAGTAGAGCATAA
- a CDS encoding Fic family protein yields MAIQYETPNHWIAYDRAAIQVELLGAKAAMLALTQIPYQRSWAEELQQIQLKREVAGTSRIEGAEFTEKELDAAMRETPEQLETRSQRQAACALATYRWIAQLEPDRPIDESLICQTHRRIVSGCDDDHCPPGQLRTRDQNVTFGTPHHRGVEGGDECGAALQQLCQAARTAFRDHDPLIQALALHYHFAAMHPFLDGNGRTARALEALMLQRVGLRDTLFIAMSTTITSKSPIISPRLPEQGL; encoded by the coding sequence GTGGCTATTCAGTATGAAACCCCAAATCATTGGATCGCGTATGACCGGGCAGCGATCCAAGTTGAGTTGTTAGGCGCGAAAGCGGCGATGCTTGCGCTGACGCAAATTCCCTATCAGCGTAGTTGGGCGGAGGAGCTTCAGCAGATTCAGCTGAAGCGGGAGGTCGCGGGAACATCACGCATCGAAGGGGCTGAGTTTACAGAGAAAGAGCTGGACGCGGCGATGCGTGAGACGCCGGAACAGCTTGAGACACGGTCCCAGCGGCAAGCAGCCTGCGCTCTTGCCACCTATCGATGGATCGCCCAATTGGAGCCCGACCGTCCGATCGACGAATCCTTAATCTGTCAGACGCATCGCCGCATCGTTTCCGGATGCGATGATGATCACTGCCCGCCGGGGCAGCTTCGCACCCGAGATCAAAATGTGACTTTCGGCACTCCCCACCACCGCGGCGTTGAAGGCGGAGATGAGTGTGGGGCCGCTTTGCAGCAACTTTGTCAGGCCGCGCGAACCGCTTTTCGCGACCACGATCCGCTTATTCAAGCTCTCGCGCTTCACTACCACTTCGCCGCGATGCATCCGTTTCTCGACGGCAACGGCCGCACGGCCCGCGCCCTCGAAGCTCTGATGCTCCAGCGTGTCGGCTTGCGCGACACGCTGTTTATCGCGATGTCGACTACTATTACGAGCAAAAGCCCGATTATCTCGCCGCGCTTACCGGAACAAGGGCTTTGA
- the rlmD gene encoding 23S rRNA (uracil(1939)-C(5))-methyltransferase RlmD, giving the protein MSFQRDSAFPAHRKGSHQPHHGAYVPPCPHYPEGCVGCPFINLPYPEQLKRKQQILAQALAVYPSLQHPEVPAVVPSPRRLGYRARVKLVVRWSKGEVLAGLYLPQSHDVVDISSCPVHPEPVNRVVQQLKKEIQRLGIAPYDETNDSGDLRYLDIRYSFWSREIVLALVTRHAAFPKGNELARALKKRFSFIIGVAQNINEDPGNVIWGPRSRSLAGRDTVLERIGPWKLRLPVGVFSQANPPIARKIYEKVESLAGLSGKETAFDLYCGVGPISLYLALSARLIWGVDENSLAIATAKQNARMNGVSNCRFFEGSVVEKLLEAKRDLQPIDLIVVNPPRKGVQPEAMAALLPLQPPRIIYVSCEPATLARDLDRFIINGYRVSAIQPFDMFPQTEQVETVVLMKSKN; this is encoded by the coding sequence GTGTCTTTTCAACGAGATTCGGCCTTTCCAGCGCACCGAAAAGGATCGCATCAACCTCATCACGGCGCATACGTCCCGCCTTGCCCGCATTATCCGGAAGGCTGCGTCGGCTGCCCGTTCATCAATCTTCCGTATCCGGAGCAACTAAAAAGAAAACAGCAAATCCTGGCCCAAGCGCTCGCGGTTTATCCTTCGCTTCAGCATCCTGAAGTCCCGGCTGTCGTTCCTTCGCCGCGCCGGTTGGGATACCGGGCGCGCGTGAAGCTCGTCGTGCGCTGGTCGAAAGGCGAAGTGCTCGCCGGGCTATATCTGCCTCAAAGTCATGACGTCGTTGACATCTCCTCCTGTCCGGTCCATCCGGAGCCGGTGAACCGCGTCGTTCAGCAGCTCAAAAAGGAAATTCAACGGCTCGGCATCGCTCCTTACGATGAGACAAATGACAGCGGCGATCTGCGTTATCTCGACATCCGCTATAGCTTCTGGTCGCGCGAGATCGTGCTGGCTTTGGTAACGCGGCACGCCGCGTTCCCCAAAGGAAACGAGCTCGCACGGGCTCTCAAAAAACGCTTTAGCTTTATCATCGGAGTAGCCCAGAATATAAATGAAGATCCCGGCAACGTCATCTGGGGGCCGCGCTCGCGTTCGCTTGCCGGCCGCGATACCGTCCTCGAACGGATCGGCCCGTGGAAGCTGAGGCTCCCCGTCGGCGTTTTTTCCCAGGCGAATCCGCCGATCGCGCGGAAAATTTATGAGAAAGTCGAGTCGTTGGCGGGTTTGAGCGGAAAGGAGACGGCGTTCGATCTCTACTGCGGCGTCGGTCCGATCTCTCTCTACCTTGCGCTTTCGGCGCGGCTTATCTGGGGCGTCGATGAAAATTCCCTCGCGATCGCGACGGCGAAGCAAAACGCGCGGATGAACGGCGTCTCCAACTGTCGCTTTTTCGAAGGGAGTGTCGTCGAAAAACTGCTAGAAGCGAAGCGCGATCTTCAGCCGATCGATCTTATCGTCGTCAACCCGCCGCGCAAGGGTGTTCAGCCCGAAGCCATGGCCGCGCTTCTGCCCTTGCAGCCTCCACGGATTATCTATGTCTCATGCGAGCCGGCGACGCTCGCTCGCGATCTCGACAGGTTTATCATAAATGGTTATCGCGTCAGCGCGATACAACCCTTCGACATGTTTCCGCAAACGGAACAGGTTGAGACGGTCGTCCTCATGAAAAGTAAAAACTAA